Proteins from a single region of Haloterrigena turkmenica DSM 5511:
- a CDS encoding DUF7344 domain-containing protein, translated as MSVQTNRTESLEESEVFHILGNDRRRAIVQLLAEEAGQVDVSDIASEIAASETDTTPVPNNLYKSVYVSLQQTHLPQLQEDAVIEYDSDSKTITPGPNFEDVLQYIDGHGELQASVLQLHLACCIVGLAIIALAGLGIPLISSIDPVLSSVLVLLIVAASSLYRLLS; from the coding sequence ATGTCTGTCCAAACGAATCGAACTGAGTCGCTCGAGGAAAGTGAAGTATTTCACATTCTCGGGAACGACAGACGGAGAGCGATCGTACAGTTGCTCGCTGAAGAGGCCGGACAGGTCGACGTCTCGGATATCGCCTCGGAGATCGCTGCCAGCGAGACGGATACGACCCCCGTTCCGAACAACCTCTACAAGAGCGTCTACGTCTCCCTACAGCAGACGCATCTCCCGCAGCTACAGGAGGACGCCGTCATCGAGTACGACTCCGACTCGAAGACGATCACGCCGGGGCCGAACTTCGAGGACGTCTTGCAGTACATCGACGGCCACGGCGAGTTGCAGGCCTCGGTCCTGCAACTCCACCTGGCCTGCTGTATCGTCGGCCTCGCGATCATCGCGCTCGCCGGCCTCGGCATTCCGCTCATCTCGAGCATCGATCCCGTGCTCTCGAGTGTCCTTGTACTCCTGATCGTCGCCGCGAGCAGCCTGTATCGTCTGCTCAGCTGA
- a CDS encoding DUF7563 family protein, producing MESSTAGARCRNCGTHVTQQFARVFGDNGDIVHGCPACTTYREMQSGGHLPGE from the coding sequence ATGGAATCGTCGACGGCAGGCGCTCGCTGTCGAAACTGCGGCACCCACGTCACACAGCAGTTCGCACGCGTTTTCGGTGATAACGGTGATATCGTCCACGGGTGTCCGGCCTGTACGACGTACCGCGAAATGCAGTCCGGCGGCCACCTCCCCGGTGAGTAA
- a CDS encoding DUF7282 domain-containing protein yields the protein MNARNQLLAVLTALMLVCSSGAMVVGAAPTTVDEHTQVDDDETDVPEEGNDTSTAEDTTDSVAEESNDSDAEEPTGEENQSEELIDEEVDGEQDAYVNFSDQATEGETVVIDNVTMASGGFVVIHDSSLLAGGENVFSSVIGTSAYLEAGTHENVEVTFDEPLTEDETLIAMPHRDTNANETYDFVETEGAADAPYLTAEDDPVTDQAVVTVGEPAAEEPNETEEPVDEVPVEEPNETEEPVDEVPVEEPNETEEPVDEEPVEVPNETEEPVEEEEPVEVPNETEEPVIEEPNETDDGRISVHIENVTVFVFLGDHPDMPAANESYSGCNTDGISVENGTDTANETDTSTETGAATEGTFEMGEQQIDVTLGQVTVVPVSQHQSGMSDHHAGTGESVHEQSNETESPIEAQPGAADNGNADIVIEQATVFVFIGDTGELPEQPVEEPNETEEPIVEEPNETEEPVEDEETGETIIEESNETEEPVVEEPNETEEPVVEEPNETEEPVVEEPNETEEPVVEEPNETEEPVVEEPNETEEPVVEEPNETEEPIVEEPNETEEPVEDEETGETIIEESNETEEPVEEPNETEEPVEDEETADSFTVENLQAPATAEAGEPLTVTATVTNPTDEERTEAVQFRLDGDLVEAQETTLAAGETTDVEFEVDTSDIEPGQYVHMVLTDFSGEVSAIEITAATSGDSDLESEGDLENDTTVDGETNVTVNESTNATAGITAAN from the coding sequence ATGAACGCACGCAATCAGCTACTTGCGGTACTCACCGCGTTGATGCTGGTGTGCTCGAGCGGGGCGATGGTCGTCGGTGCGGCACCGACAACCGTCGACGAGCACACTCAGGTCGACGACGATGAGACCGACGTACCCGAGGAAGGGAACGACACATCGACAGCCGAGGACACCACCGATAGTGTCGCGGAGGAATCGAACGACAGCGATGCGGAAGAACCGACTGGGGAGGAAAACCAGTCGGAAGAACTGATCGATGAGGAAGTCGACGGCGAGCAAGACGCCTACGTCAACTTCAGCGATCAGGCGACCGAGGGCGAGACGGTCGTCATCGATAACGTGACCATGGCGAGCGGTGGATTCGTCGTGATTCACGACAGCAGCCTGCTGGCCGGCGGCGAAAACGTCTTCTCGAGCGTCATCGGGACGTCCGCATATCTCGAGGCGGGAACGCACGAGAACGTTGAAGTGACGTTCGACGAACCGCTCACGGAAGACGAGACGCTGATCGCGATGCCCCATCGCGACACGAACGCGAACGAGACGTACGATTTCGTCGAAACCGAGGGTGCAGCCGACGCTCCGTACCTGACGGCAGAGGATGATCCGGTCACCGATCAGGCTGTCGTCACCGTGGGCGAGCCGGCAGCCGAGGAGCCGAACGAGACTGAAGAACCGGTCGACGAGGTACCGGTTGAAGAACCGAACGAGACCGAAGAACCGGTCGACGAGGTACCGGTTGAAGAACCGAACGAGACCGAAGAACCGGTCGACGAAGAACCGGTTGAGGTGCCGAACGAGACCGAAGAACCAGTCGAAGAAGAAGAACCGGTTGAGGTGCCGAACGAAACTGAAGAGCCAGTCATCGAGGAGCCCAACGAGACCGATGACGGCAGAATAAGCGTCCACATCGAAAACGTGACCGTCTTCGTGTTCCTCGGAGACCACCCGGACATGCCCGCAGCCAATGAGAGCTACTCCGGGTGCAACACAGACGGAATCTCCGTCGAGAACGGTACCGATACTGCTAACGAGACCGATACGAGTACCGAAACCGGCGCTGCGACTGAGGGCACGTTCGAGATGGGCGAGCAGCAGATAGACGTCACGCTCGGCCAGGTCACGGTCGTTCCGGTCAGCCAGCACCAGTCCGGAATGAGTGATCACCATGCCGGAACGGGCGAGTCGGTCCACGAGCAGTCCAACGAGACCGAATCACCGATCGAGGCACAGCCCGGAGCGGCCGATAACGGCAACGCCGATATCGTCATCGAGCAAGCGACCGTCTTCGTGTTCATCGGGGACACCGGCGAGCTCCCCGAACAGCCGGTCGAAGAACCGAACGAGACTGAAGAGCCGATCGTTGAGGAACCGAACGAAACCGAAGAGCCAGTTGAGGACGAAGAAACCGGAGAGACGATCATCGAGGAATCGAACGAGACTGAAGAGCCGGTCGTTGAGGAACCCAACGAGACTGAAGAGCCGGTCGTTGAGGAACCCAACGAGACTGAAGAGCCGGTCGTTGAGGAACCCAACGAGACTGAAGAGCCGGTCGTTGAGGAACCCAACGAGACTGAAGAGCCGGTCGTTGAGGAACCCAACGAGACTGAAGAGCCGGTCGTTGAGGAACCCAACGAGACCGAAGAACCGATCGTTGAGGAACCCAACGAAACCGAAGAGCCAGTTGAGGACGAAGAAACCGGAGAGACGATCATCGAGGAATCGAACGAGACCGAAGAGCCAGTTGAGGAACCCAACGAAACCGAAGAGCCAGTTGAGGACGAAGAAACCGCTGATTCGTTCACGGTCGAGAACCTTCAGGCTCCCGCCACCGCCGAGGCCGGTGAGCCGCTCACCGTCACGGCAACGGTCACGAACCCGACGGACGAGGAGCGAACCGAAGCGGTCCAGTTCCGTCTGGACGGTGACTTAGTCGAAGCGCAGGAAACGACGCTGGCAGCCGGTGAGACCACTGACGTCGAGTTCGAGGTCGACACGAGCGACATCGAGCCCGGACAGTACGTCCACATGGTCCTCACTGACTTCTCCGGCGAGGTCAGCGCGATCGAGATCACCGCGGCGACGAGCGGTGACAGCGACCTCGAGAGTGAAGGTGACCTCGAGAACGACACGACCGTCGACGGAGAGACCAACGTCACCGTCAACGAGAGCACCAACGCGACGGCCGGCATCACCGCCGCGAACTGA